The Martelella sp. AD-3 genome includes a region encoding these proteins:
- a CDS encoding IS110 family transposase, with protein MMNDSIGIDISKGRLDAFRLSDRAHRAFANTQAGFDDLRRWLGDSPISRIVYEATGPYHGAFECALASDLPLVKVNPLQARRFAQARGSRAKTDRVDARMLALMGDAFDLQPDPPVEETDHELKELQIERTALVRDRTRLLNRIKTQTLSLTKRHSKARIAQIERQLAAIQDEIETRLRADDGKARKRDILTSIPGIGPVTASTILIECPEIGMLGRKQIASLAGLAPMTRQSGQWRGKAFIQGGRKFLRDALYMPALVAMRFNTQMRAKYEALKGAGKPAKVALTAIMRKLIELANALIRDDRKWAQMRA; from the coding sequence ATGATGAATGATAGCATCGGTATCGATATTTCAAAAGGCCGTCTCGACGCCTTTCGCCTGAGTGACAGGGCGCATCGGGCTTTCGCCAACACACAGGCAGGCTTTGACGACCTGCGGCGATGGCTTGGCGATAGCCCGATCAGCCGGATTGTCTATGAGGCTACCGGTCCTTATCACGGCGCCTTTGAATGCGCGCTCGCTTCTGATCTTCCGCTCGTCAAGGTCAACCCGCTGCAGGCGCGACGGTTTGCCCAGGCACGCGGCAGCCGCGCCAAGACCGATCGCGTCGATGCGCGCATGCTGGCGCTGATGGGGGATGCATTTGACCTTCAGCCAGACCCGCCAGTGGAGGAAACCGATCATGAACTCAAGGAGTTGCAGATCGAGCGCACCGCTCTCGTCAGGGACCGCACACGGCTGCTCAACCGCATCAAGACGCAAACGCTTTCCCTGACGAAGCGGCACTCAAAGGCGCGCATCGCCCAGATCGAGCGCCAGCTCGCGGCAATCCAGGACGAGATCGAAACGCGCCTGCGCGCGGATGACGGCAAGGCGAGAAAGCGCGACATCCTCACCTCCATCCCCGGCATCGGTCCGGTGACGGCGTCAACGATCCTGATCGAATGCCCCGAGATCGGCATGCTTGGCCGAAAGCAGATCGCCAGCCTTGCGGGTTTGGCGCCCATGACCCGACAATCGGGCCAATGGCGCGGCAAGGCCTTCATTCAGGGTGGACGAAAGTTCCTGCGCGACGCCCTCTATATGCCCGCCCTCGTCGCCATGCGCTTCAACACGCAGATGAGGGCAAAATACGAGGCGCTGAAAGGCGCCGGAAAACCCGCCAAAGTCGCCCTGACAGCAATCATGCGAAAGCTTATCGAACTGGCAAACGCACTCATCCGCGACGACAGAAAATGGGCGCAAATGAGGGCTTGA
- a CDS encoding TRAP transporter small permease encodes MKKLLIGYQIAVDGLEKVCMAVAVVLTGLLFVITAYEIIANQLVGNSPVWVEEVSNLFFAWAVFIGAGVIARHGGHIGVEILYEMVGPVLQTVLRVAYAVLTLVVVFVMVYFGWKMALFVGQYQTSLYLDISLFYFYLSVPVGGLLLGLFSVAAALPDPREKADLTQTAGV; translated from the coding sequence ATGAAAAAGCTTCTCATCGGATATCAGATCGCCGTCGATGGTCTCGAAAAGGTCTGCATGGCCGTTGCGGTCGTGCTGACCGGATTGTTGTTCGTGATCACGGCCTACGAGATCATTGCCAACCAGCTTGTCGGAAACTCGCCGGTCTGGGTGGAAGAGGTCAGCAACCTGTTCTTCGCCTGGGCGGTTTTCATCGGCGCCGGCGTGATCGCGCGGCATGGCGGGCATATCGGCGTTGAAATCCTCTACGAGATGGTCGGACCTGTCCTGCAGACTGTCTTAAGGGTTGCATATGCCGTCCTGACGCTCGTCGTCGTCTTTGTCATGGTCTATTTCGGCTGGAAGATGGCGCTGTTCGTGGGTCAGTACCAGACCTCGCTCTATCTCGATATCTCGCTTTTCTACTTTTACCTCTCGGTTCCCGTCGGCGGCCTGCTGCTGGGGCTTTTCAGTGTCGCCGCCGCGCTTCCCGATCCGCGCGAGAAGGCAGATCTCACGCAAACCGCCGGAGTTTGA
- a CDS encoding TRAP transporter large permease codes for MIAIIFGSFIPMLLLGVPIALCLVLMTIFVYVDIGDPRLFLQIPQRMFTSTENMLLLAIPFFIMAGEIMNRAGITDRLMTLSSSLVGWIRGGLAHTNIVSSMFFAGITGSAVSDTVAVGSIMVPAMKKNGYGEDYSAAVTAASSVIGPIIPPSIPMLIYASVMNVSIAGLFLGGMVPGILVALALMVTAYIVAVRKGYGERAPFVGVVQLILAFVRGAPALLLPVIIMGGILGGFFSPTQASAVAVMYGLAVGFLFYRKLKLSDLVPILSHTAKATAMIMFLMACAKTFSWLVTYFNLVEHVTIAFVSLTENKLVFLLLVNVIYLVIGMFLDMGFAIIVLGPLLAPIAYTYGVDPIHFGLITCTNLTIGLATPPFGLVLFAACGVSKVSLSRISRAILPFIAAELVVLLLITYLPALTMYFPRLFGYA; via the coding sequence TTGATTGCTATCATTTTTGGCAGTTTCATCCCGATGCTTCTGCTCGGGGTCCCGATCGCGCTCTGTCTCGTGCTGATGACGATCTTCGTCTATGTCGATATCGGCGATCCGCGTCTGTTCCTGCAGATCCCGCAACGCATGTTCACCAGCACCGAGAACATGCTGCTGCTGGCGATTCCCTTCTTCATCATGGCAGGCGAGATCATGAACCGGGCCGGGATCACCGACCGGCTGATGACGCTGTCGTCATCGCTGGTGGGCTGGATTCGCGGCGGCCTGGCCCACACCAATATCGTCTCCAGCATGTTCTTTGCGGGAATTACGGGGTCTGCGGTCTCCGACACCGTCGCCGTCGGCAGCATCATGGTGCCGGCGATGAAGAAGAACGGCTATGGCGAGGACTACAGCGCCGCCGTGACGGCGGCCAGCTCCGTCATCGGCCCGATCATCCCTCCGAGCATTCCGATGCTGATCTATGCCTCGGTGATGAACGTGTCGATTGCCGGCCTGTTTCTCGGCGGCATGGTGCCCGGTATCCTGGTGGCGCTGGCGCTGATGGTGACGGCCTATATCGTCGCAGTGCGCAAGGGGTATGGCGAGCGCGCGCCATTCGTCGGCGTGGTCCAGTTGATCCTCGCCTTCGTGCGGGGCGCTCCAGCCCTGCTCCTGCCGGTGATCATCATGGGCGGCATTCTCGGCGGCTTCTTCAGCCCGACACAGGCATCCGCCGTGGCGGTCATGTATGGTCTGGCGGTCGGCTTCCTGTTTTACCGCAAGCTCAAGCTGTCGGATCTGGTGCCGATCCTGTCCCATACCGCCAAGGCCACGGCGATGATCATGTTCCTGATGGCCTGCGCCAAGACCTTCAGCTGGCTGGTGACCTATTTCAATCTGGTCGAGCATGTGACGATCGCCTTCGTGTCGCTGACGGAGAACAAGCTGGTCTTCCTGCTGCTGGTCAATGTCATCTATCTGGTCATCGGCATGTTCCTGGACATGGGCTTCGCGATCATTGTCCTGGGACCGCTGCTGGCGCCGATCGCCTACACGTATGGAGTCGATCCGATCCATTTCGGCCTGATCACCTGCACCAATCTGACGATAGGATTGGCAACGCCGCCCTTCGGCCTTGTGCTGTTTGCCGCCTGCGGGGTGTCAAAGGTCAGCCTGTCACGCATAAGTCGGGCCATCCTGCCGTTCATCGCCGCCGAACTCGTGGTCCTGCTGCTGATCACCTACCTGCCGGCGCTGACCATGTATTTCCCGCGCCTGTTTGGATATGCCTAG
- a CDS encoding TRAP transporter substrate-binding protein yields the protein MKKFAAFAFGLSMAVTTLAGAASAEPIVIKIGHGSEGDLHLPGAGRTACVAAMKDYLNVASDGQLDLEAYPDSSLGDARSMIESAQTGVIQMAGVYTSIMVPFMPEIAITQIPYVFPDSLTAWQVMEGPLGDALAEGFLEKTGLRVLAWPEGAGFRNIYSEKPIHSVADMKGMKMRVPENPGLLAMFRAWDANTVTIGWSELYTALQSGMAEGHDTELYSMYASKLYEVNPYVAMTRHSYNLHPILINEAFFQSLSPENQTLMLRAGDLCSRMGNAQSYLSSLVIQEAMEAEGAVFYYPTAAELAEFRELAQQPYIDMVLRKMGDDGQEWVDRIFAATKEAESQR from the coding sequence ATGAAGAAATTTGCAGCTTTCGCTTTCGGTCTCTCGATGGCGGTCACCACTCTTGCCGGCGCGGCGAGCGCCGAGCCGATCGTCATCAAGATCGGGCATGGCTCGGAGGGGGACCTGCACCTGCCGGGCGCCGGTCGCACGGCCTGTGTTGCGGCGATGAAGGACTATCTCAACGTTGCTTCCGATGGGCAGCTCGACCTTGAGGCCTATCCCGACAGTTCGCTCGGCGATGCGCGTTCGATGATCGAGTCGGCACAGACCGGCGTGATTCAGATGGCCGGCGTTTATACGTCGATCATGGTTCCCTTCATGCCGGAAATCGCAATCACCCAGATCCCCTATGTGTTTCCCGACAGTCTCACGGCCTGGCAGGTGATGGAAGGTCCGCTTGGGGATGCGCTCGCCGAGGGTTTCCTGGAGAAGACCGGTCTTCGGGTTCTGGCCTGGCCGGAAGGGGCGGGTTTCCGCAACATCTATTCCGAGAAACCGATTCACAGCGTCGCCGACATGAAGGGCATGAAGATGCGGGTCCCCGAAAACCCGGGACTTCTGGCCATGTTCCGCGCCTGGGACGCCAATACGGTGACGATCGGCTGGAGCGAGCTCTATACCGCGCTGCAGTCGGGCATGGCGGAAGGGCACGATACCGAGCTTTATTCGATGTATGCCTCGAAGCTCTATGAGGTGAACCCCTATGTCGCCATGACCCGGCACAGCTACAACCTTCATCCGATCCTGATCAACGAGGCGTTTTTCCAGTCGCTGTCGCCGGAAAACCAGACCCTGATGCTGAGAGCCGGCGATCTCTGCTCGCGCATGGGCAATGCCCAGTCCTATCTCAGCTCGCTGGTGATCCAGGAAGCGATGGAGGCCGAGGGCGCGGTGTTCTATTACCCGACCGCCGCCGAGCTTGCGGAATTCCGCGAACTCGCGCAGCAGCCTTACATCGATATGGTCCTGCGCAAGATGGGCGATGACGGGCAGGAATGGGTCGACCGCATCTTTGCCGCGACCAAGGAAGCTGAAAGCCAGCGCTGA
- a CDS encoding IclR family transcriptional regulator → MPASSGTKDYRINSGLARGLAVLRAFGPDNRPIGNAEIAARVGLSKATVSRLTFTLTELGYLNYDEEVGRYSLGPAVLTLGYDVMAQMEIRDIARPYMQSLAEYANASVYLGTVDGNEIIYIEACRTKASMAIRLGVGSRIPMICTGMGRAFLAALPEKEREAQMRAVSGDYGDNWPAVEAKARAQIAFAQENGFALSDGDWIVEANSAGAVVRRADGYPVYGINVGGLRSIVTTERLVRDLAPRLLDVAREIEHVARGIL, encoded by the coding sequence TTGCCTGCCTCCAGCGGCACAAAAGACTACAGGATCAATTCCGGCCTTGCGCGCGGGCTGGCGGTTCTCAGGGCATTCGGCCCTGACAACAGGCCGATCGGCAACGCCGAGATCGCCGCGCGGGTCGGCCTGTCAAAGGCAACCGTCTCGCGTCTGACGTTTACGCTCACGGAGCTTGGCTATCTCAATTATGATGAGGAAGTCGGGCGTTACTCTCTGGGACCGGCCGTTCTCACGCTCGGTTATGACGTCATGGCGCAGATGGAGATTCGCGATATTGCGCGGCCCTACATGCAGTCGCTTGCCGAATATGCCAATGCCAGCGTCTATCTTGGCACGGTCGACGGCAATGAGATCATCTATATCGAAGCCTGCCGCACGAAGGCTTCAATGGCGATCCGCCTAGGAGTCGGCTCCCGCATTCCCATGATCTGCACCGGCATGGGCAGGGCCTTTCTCGCGGCTCTGCCGGAAAAGGAACGGGAGGCGCAGATGCGTGCGGTCTCGGGAGATTACGGCGATAACTGGCCGGCGGTGGAAGCCAAGGCGCGGGCGCAGATCGCCTTTGCGCAGGAGAACGGCTTTGCGCTGAGTGATGGCGACTGGATCGTCGAGGCGAACTCGGCCGGCGCCGTTGTGCGGCGGGCGGATGGATATCCGGTCTACGGGATCAATGTCGGCGGCTTGCGTTCAATCGTCACCACTGAACGGCTGGTGCGCGATCTTGCGCCGCGGCTTCTGGACGTGGCCCGCGAAATAGAGCACGTCGCCCGCGGAATTCTCTGA
- a CDS encoding thiamine pyrophosphate-binding protein: MSENGQAAMNGARYIAESFGALGVTHVFFMDAILRPTLVEMEELGIKRILAHSEKSAVYMADGYARASNRVGVCMAQSVGAANLAAGLQDAYLHRAPVVALTGRKEPMLRYRNAYQEVPHAPLFQSVTKASMDVTEARELPHLLPQAFRMATDGSPRPVHLDLNGLGGEIIEKGMVPSPVLPDPALGRLPAHRPVASRAMIEAAAARLAKAERPVMVVGAGAIQVEAHAEIRAFAEACNIPVATSLGGRTIVPTTHPLHIGTVGTYSAPPGNRLVHEADLVIYIGCHAGDQPTNNYTVPAQGTAIIQIDLDGQEIGRNYAGVTAVWGCPRQAVIDIAAAVTPRAAWADFAAHAMAEIAEWRRGMEPAIRSDAAPLRVERLCHEISEALPENAILVADTGYSGIWTATMVDLPHAGQSYLRAAGSLGWAFPAALGAQCGAPDRPVVCFSGDGAFYYHLSELETQRRWNIPVVTVINNNSGFGQGTPKVASFYDGRSGSPEEINRFGPTDFCALAKTFGVDGYRVERAEDLGPVLKAAIAARRPALVDVVTDIHPRAPEAWSPSAG; this comes from the coding sequence ATGTCGGAAAACGGTCAGGCCGCCATGAACGGCGCGCGCTACATCGCGGAATCCTTCGGGGCGCTCGGCGTCACCCACGTCTTCTTCATGGATGCGATCCTCCGCCCGACGCTGGTCGAGATGGAGGAGCTCGGCATCAAGCGCATTCTGGCGCATTCGGAAAAATCCGCCGTCTATATGGCCGATGGCTATGCGCGGGCGAGCAACCGCGTCGGGGTCTGCATGGCGCAATCGGTGGGCGCGGCGAACCTGGCCGCGGGTCTTCAGGACGCCTATCTGCACCGTGCGCCCGTGGTGGCGCTCACCGGACGCAAGGAGCCGATGCTGCGCTACCGCAACGCCTATCAGGAAGTGCCGCATGCGCCGTTGTTCCAGTCCGTTACCAAGGCCAGCATGGATGTGACCGAGGCGCGCGAGCTGCCGCATCTCCTGCCGCAGGCCTTTCGCATGGCAACGGACGGTTCGCCGCGACCCGTCCATCTGGACCTGAACGGGCTTGGCGGGGAAATTATCGAAAAGGGCATGGTGCCGTCGCCCGTTCTGCCCGACCCGGCGCTTGGCCGGCTGCCCGCGCATCGCCCGGTCGCATCGAGAGCGATGATCGAAGCGGCGGCGGCGCGGCTTGCAAAGGCCGAGCGGCCGGTGATGGTGGTCGGCGCCGGGGCGATCCAGGTCGAGGCCCATGCCGAAATCCGCGCCTTCGCCGAAGCCTGCAATATTCCGGTGGCGACCTCGCTTGGCGGACGCACCATCGTGCCGACGACGCATCCGCTGCATATCGGCACGGTCGGCACCTATTCCGCGCCGCCGGGAAACCGGCTCGTGCATGAGGCCGACCTCGTGATCTATATCGGCTGCCATGCCGGGGACCAGCCGACCAATAATTACACCGTGCCGGCTCAGGGGACGGCGATCATCCAGATCGATCTCGATGGCCAGGAAATCGGCCGCAACTATGCCGGCGTCACGGCGGTCTGGGGCTGCCCGCGCCAGGCGGTAATAGACATTGCCGCCGCAGTGACCCCGCGGGCGGCGTGGGCGGATTTCGCCGCGCATGCGATGGCGGAAATCGCCGAATGGCGGCGCGGCATGGAGCCCGCGATCCGTTCGGACGCGGCGCCGCTCAGGGTGGAGCGGCTCTGCCACGAGATTTCGGAAGCCCTGCCGGAAAATGCCATTCTTGTGGCCGATACCGGCTATTCGGGCATCTGGACCGCGACGATGGTTGACCTGCCGCATGCCGGTCAAAGCTATTTGAGGGCGGCCGGTTCGCTCGGCTGGGCCTTTCCCGCAGCCCTTGGCGCGCAATGCGGCGCTCCGGACAGGCCGGTCGTCTGCTTTTCGGGCGACGGCGCGTTCTACTATCACCTGAGCGAGCTCGAAACCCAGCGGCGCTGGAACATTCCGGTCGTCACCGTGATCAACAACAATTCCGGTTTCGGGCAGGGCACGCCGAAGGTTGCCTCGTTTTACGACGGACGTTCCGGCTCGCCCGAAGAGATCAACCGGTTCGGTCCGACGGATTTCTGTGCGCTCGCCAAGACTTTCGGGGTCGACGGTTATCGCGTGGAGCGGGCCGAGGATCTCGGGCCTGTTCTGAAAGCCGCGATCGCGGCCCGCAGGCCCGCGCTTGTGGACGTCGTGACCGACATCCATCCGCGCGCGCCTGAAGCCTGGTCGCCGAGTGCAGGCTGA
- a CDS encoding PhoX family phosphatase — translation MTKIPPIRMPADAWDELNFPRPEESDFDRVVERAISRRGFLGGVVAFGSGAVAMSAGLLPGGAAEAAAPQSRFPFTPIAAQTDYAFHVPENYNARVLVSWGDPLYDGVAEFNHETGGSVEESDKVFGENTDGMETFEIGGHQILAVNNEYVNSDINLPHTEDGVPQSAADVLKLQNLQGVTVVEIKEGADGWSVVRSSPFNRRLHHNAPMAISGPAAGHPLLQTEADPDGRAVLGTMGNCGAGKTPWGTYLTCEENFNGYFGATEETSYSDEVAAGYKRYGMAAESQYGYEKFDPRFDTSKNPNEPHRFGWVVEIDPTDPDSTPVKRTGLGRFKHENAEVTLAPDGRVVVYLGDDERGEFLYRFVSTNPYVAGGDTDGLLDDGTLYVAKFNDDQTGEWLALTPETTGMDEADILIFARMAGSKVGATTMDRPEWVAVNPYAVEAYCCLTNNKNRGVKANAGGDATPVGGPNPREANEYGQIVRWYPDGDDHASDTFRWDLFVMAGNPEVHSDAYAGSSNINSGNLFNSPDGMAFDTSGLVWIQTDGEDSNEGDFAGMGNNQQLAGDPATGEIVRFLTGPRGGEITGLCWSADRRTMFVGVQHPGGSWPAEEGLPRSSIMAIKRDDNGLVG, via the coding sequence ATGACCAAAATACCGCCAATCAGGATGCCCGCCGATGCGTGGGACGAACTCAATTTTCCCCGGCCCGAAGAGAGCGATTTCGACCGCGTGGTCGAACGCGCGATCTCGCGCCGCGGCTTTCTCGGAGGCGTCGTCGCCTTCGGCTCGGGCGCCGTTGCCATGAGCGCCGGCCTGCTGCCGGGCGGAGCGGCGGAAGCGGCAGCGCCGCAGTCGCGCTTTCCGTTCACGCCGATCGCCGCCCAGACCGATTACGCCTTCCACGTGCCGGAGAACTACAATGCCAGGGTCCTGGTGAGCTGGGGCGATCCGCTTTATGACGGCGTGGCCGAATTCAACCACGAGACCGGCGGCTCGGTCGAGGAATCCGACAAGGTCTTCGGTGAAAACACCGATGGCATGGAAACCTTCGAGATCGGGGGTCACCAGATTCTCGCGGTCAACAACGAATATGTGAACAGCGACATCAACCTGCCGCATACCGAAGACGGCGTGCCGCAGAGCGCGGCCGATGTGCTGAAGCTGCAGAACCTGCAGGGCGTGACCGTGGTCGAGATCAAGGAAGGCGCTGACGGCTGGTCCGTGGTGCGTTCCAGCCCGTTCAACCGCCGCCTGCACCACAATGCGCCGATGGCGATTTCGGGTCCGGCCGCCGGTCACCCGCTGCTGCAGACCGAAGCGGACCCGGATGGTCGCGCCGTGCTCGGCACGATGGGCAATTGCGGCGCCGGCAAGACGCCCTGGGGCACCTATCTGACCTGTGAGGAAAACTTCAACGGCTATTTCGGCGCCACCGAAGAGACGAGCTACAGCGACGAGGTCGCTGCCGGCTACAAGCGCTATGGCATGGCCGCCGAAAGCCAGTATGGCTACGAAAAGTTCGATCCACGCTTCGACACCTCGAAGAACCCCAACGAGCCGCACCGCTTCGGCTGGGTGGTCGAGATCGACCCGACCGATCCTGACAGCACGCCGGTCAAGCGCACCGGGCTCGGCCGCTTCAAGCATGAAAACGCCGAGGTGACCCTCGCCCCGGATGGCCGCGTCGTGGTCTATCTCGGCGATGACGAGCGCGGCGAATTCCTGTACCGCTTCGTCTCGACCAATCCCTATGTCGCCGGCGGCGATACCGACGGTCTGCTCGATGACGGCACGCTCTATGTCGCCAAATTCAACGACGACCAGACCGGCGAATGGCTGGCGCTGACGCCGGAAACCACCGGCATGGACGAAGCCGACATCCTGATCTTCGCCCGCATGGCCGGGTCAAAGGTCGGCGCCACGACGATGGACCGTCCCGAATGGGTCGCCGTCAATCCTTATGCTGTGGAAGCCTATTGCTGTCTCACCAACAACAAGAACCGCGGCGTCAAGGCCAATGCCGGCGGCGACGCGACGCCTGTCGGCGGGCCCAACCCGCGCGAGGCCAATGAATACGGCCAGATCGTGCGCTGGTATCCCGACGGCGACGACCACGCTTCCGACACGTTCCGCTGGGACCTGTTCGTCATGGCCGGCAATCCGGAGGTCCATTCGGACGCCTATGCCGGTTCGTCCAACATCAACAGCGGCAATCTGTTCAACTCGCCCGACGGCATGGCCTTCGACACGAGCGGCCTCGTCTGGATCCAGACCGACGGCGAGGACAGCAATGAGGGCGATTTCGCCGGCATGGGCAACAACCAGCAGCTCGCAGGCGATCCGGCAACGGGCGAGATCGTCCGCTTCCTGACAGGCCCGCGCGGCGGCGAAATCACCGGCCTTTGCTGGTCGGCCGACCGGCGCACCATGTTCGTCGGCGTCCAGCATCCGGGCGGCTCCTGGCCGGCGGAAGAGGGCCTGCCGCGCTCGTCGATCATGGCGATCAAGCGCGACGACAACGGCCTGGTTGGCTGA
- a CDS encoding LacI family DNA-binding transcriptional regulator, with product MQLAGRRVRMEEVARVAGVSLATVSRALKAPETVSKKRLALVREATERLGYAPNRIAGSLAGTSSPLIGVIVPSLTNAFFAATLDRMSAILEEAGYQMMIGQHDYDIEREERIVAAFASWNPAALVVTGRDHTRGTVAMLTGAACPVVEMWDHDERPIDSAIGFSNRRAGQLAGRHFAERGFEKVAYVGAILSSDPRAAARAEGFTTRFAEDGRHSPLVITAAGRDIAEGGIALRQALERQPDTRAIAFSGDMLAVGAMFEAARLGLRIPEDMAVLGYGDLDIAACTNPPLTTIRPPHEKIGKAVAEHLLDRIGHDDAERENLDLGVELIVRATT from the coding sequence ATGCAACTCGCCGGCAGGCGGGTGAGGATGGAAGAGGTCGCGCGGGTCGCCGGCGTCTCGCTTGCCACCGTATCGCGCGCGCTCAAGGCGCCCGAAACCGTCTCGAAAAAACGTCTCGCGCTGGTTCGCGAGGCGACGGAACGTCTGGGCTATGCCCCGAACAGGATTGCCGGCAGCCTGGCCGGCACAAGCTCGCCGCTGATCGGCGTGATCGTACCGAGCCTGACCAACGCGTTCTTCGCCGCAACGCTCGACCGGATGTCGGCCATTCTCGAGGAGGCCGGCTATCAGATGATGATCGGCCAGCATGACTATGACATCGAGCGCGAGGAACGGATCGTTGCCGCCTTTGCCAGCTGGAATCCGGCGGCGCTCGTGGTCACCGGCCGCGACCACACGCGCGGCACCGTCGCCATGCTGACCGGGGCGGCCTGCCCCGTGGTGGAAATGTGGGATCATGACGAGCGCCCGATCGACAGCGCGATCGGCTTTTCCAACCGCAGGGCAGGGCAACTGGCAGGGCGCCATTTCGCCGAACGCGGATTTGAAAAGGTCGCCTATGTCGGCGCGATCCTTTCCAGCGATCCTCGCGCGGCAGCGCGTGCCGAAGGATTTACAACGCGGTTCGCCGAAGATGGCAGACACAGCCCCCTGGTCATCACCGCGGCCGGTCGCGATATCGCCGAAGGCGGCATCGCGCTCAGGCAGGCTCTCGAACGGCAGCCCGACACCCGGGCAATCGCCTTCTCCGGCGACATGCTCGCCGTCGGCGCGATGTTCGAGGCGGCGCGCCTGGGGCTTCGCATCCCCGAGGATATGGCCGTTCTGGGCTATGGCGATCTCGATATCGCGGCCTGCACCAACCCGCCGCTGACGACAATCCGCCCACCGCATGAAAAGATCGGCAAGGCCGTGGCGGAGCATCTTCTGGACCGGATCGGACATGACGACGCGGAGCGGGAGAACCTCGACCTCGGCGTGGAACTGATCGTGCGCGCCACGACCTGA
- a CDS encoding 3-hydroxyacyl-CoA dehydrogenase family protein — translation MSIEKVAVIGAGTMGHALALVHTLGGCRVMLHDASAEVLAGAPALIATASDTLCEAGTISTYVAEAARNRVLRADAIEQAVANADLIVEAVVEKAEVKRAVFGEIDRFAPASAIIASNTSYLDIFPLIPSSRQENAAIAHWYSPPYIVDLVDIAPGPSTAPRIIEALRALYAGFGKAPLVFDRLVPGYIANRLQAALNLECLRMIDEGWASAADIDFSIRHGLVDRLALLGHMRKMDYTGLEMIRNGLAARTYQPPENTGHSPSLARLIEEGRTGVRTGKGFYDYGEEPVEELLRRRDLGLLRLKAMISGITGGQE, via the coding sequence ATGTCGATAGAAAAAGTTGCCGTGATCGGCGCCGGCACCATGGGCCATGCGCTGGCGCTGGTGCATACGCTGGGCGGATGCCGGGTGATGCTGCATGATGCCTCTGCCGAAGTGCTGGCAGGGGCGCCTGCCCTGATCGCCACGGCCAGCGACACGCTTTGCGAGGCCGGCACGATATCGACGTACGTGGCCGAGGCTGCGCGCAACCGCGTGCTCCGCGCAGACGCGATCGAACAAGCTGTCGCGAATGCCGATCTGATCGTCGAGGCCGTAGTGGAAAAGGCCGAGGTCAAACGCGCCGTTTTCGGGGAGATCGACCGCTTCGCCCCGGCTTCGGCCATCATCGCCTCCAATACCTCCTATCTCGATATCTTTCCCCTGATCCCGTCATCACGGCAGGAAAACGCGGCAATCGCGCACTGGTATTCGCCGCCCTATATCGTCGATCTGGTGGATATCGCGCCGGGTCCGTCGACCGCCCCTCGGATAATCGAGGCATTGCGCGCGCTCTACGCGGGTTTCGGCAAGGCGCCGCTGGTGTTTGACCGGCTGGTGCCCGGCTACATCGCCAACCGGCTGCAGGCGGCGCTCAATCTGGAATGCCTGCGCATGATCGATGAGGGGTGGGCGAGTGCTGCCGATATCGACTTTTCGATCCGGCACGGACTGGTCGATCGCCTGGCCCTGCTCGGCCATATGCGCAAGATGGATTACACCGGGCTTGAAATGATCCGCAACGGGCTTGCCGCGCGCACCTATCAGCCGCCGGAAAACACCGGACACAGCCCCTCCCTCGCCCGCCTCATCGAAGAGGGACGAACCGGCGTGCGCACCGGCAAGGGTTTCTACGACTATGGCGAAGAACCGGTGGAAGAACTGCTGCGAAGGCGCGATCTCGGCTTGCTGCGGCTGAAGGCAATGATTTCAGGGATCACGGGAGGACAGGAATGA